The following are from one region of the Sciurus carolinensis chromosome 5, mSciCar1.2, whole genome shotgun sequence genome:
- the LOC124985624 gene encoding polyunsaturated fatty acid 5-lipoxygenase-like, producing the protein MSGLYQRVPGRQRAQQQVPLNQIPGEENPIFLPLDAKYDWLLVKIWVRSSDFHVHQTITHLLCTHLVSEVFGIAMYHQLPAVHPIFKLLVAHVRFTIAINTKAREQLICKFGLFDEANATGGGGHVQMVQRAMKDLTYASLCFPTAIKARGMESTEDIPYYFYRDDGLLVWEAIQMFTSEVVGIYYESDQVVEEDQELQDFVKDVYVYGMRGKKASGFPKSLKSREKLSEYLTVVIFTASVQHAAVNFGQYDWCSWIPNAPPTMCAPLPKAKGVVNTEQIVDTLPDRGRSCWHLGAVWALSQFQDNELFLGMYPEEHFIEKPVKEAMARFCKNLDAIVSVIAERNKNKKLPYYYLSPDRIPNSVAI; encoded by the exons ATGTCAGGACTTTATCAGAGGGtacctgggaggcagagagcaCAGCAGCAGGTGCCT CTCAACCAAATCCCAGGAGAGGAGAACcctatttttctccctttggatGCCAAATATGACTGGCTTTTGGTCAAAATCTGGGTGCGTTCCAGTGACTTCCACGTACACCAGACCATCACCCACCTTCTGTGCACACACCTGGTATCTGAGGTTTTTGGTATCGCCATGTATCACCAGCTACCTGCTGTGCACCCCATTTTCAAG CTGTTGGTGGCACATGTGAGGTTCACCATCGCCATCAACACCAAGGCCCGTGAACAGCTCATCTGCAAGTTTGGCCTCTTTGACGAG GCCAATGCCACTGGAGGTGGTGGGCATGTGCAGATGGTGCAGAGGGCCATGAAAGACCTGACCTATGCTTCCCTGTGCTTCCCCACGGCCATCAAGGCCCGGGGCATGGAGAGCACTGAGGACATCCCCTACTACTTCTACCGAGATGATGGGCTGCTGGTGTGGGAGGCCATTCAGAT GTTCACATCTGAAGTGGTGGGCATCTACTATGAGAGTGACCAGGTTGTAGAAGAGGACCAGGAGCTTCAGGACTTTGTCAAGGACGTTTACGTATATGGCATGCGGGGCAAGAAGGCCTCAG GCTTCCCCAAGTCACTCAAGAGCCGGGAGAAGTTGTCCGAGTACCTGACTGTGGTGATCTTTACGGCCTCGGTCCAGCACGCAGCGGTGAACTTTGGCCAG TACGACTGGTGTTCCTGGATCCCCAATGCTCCCCCAACCATGTGTGCTCCACTGCCCAAGGCCAAGGGAGTGGTGAACACAGAGCAGATCGTGGATACTCTGCCCGACCGTGGCCGCTCATGCTGGCATCTGGGTGCAGTGTGGGCTCTGAGCCAGTTTCAGGACAATGAG CTGTTCCTAGGCATGTACCCAGAAGAGCACTTCATTGAGAAGCCTGTGAAGGAGGCCATGGCCCGATTTTGCAAGAACCTGGATGCCATTGTCAGTGTGATTGCTGAGCGCAACAAGAACAAAAAGCTGCCCTATTACTACTTGTCTCCAGACCGAATACCGAACAGTGTGGCCATCTGA